CGTGATGGACGACGGCGGGAATCTGACACCACCGGCGTTCTACAAGAGTCCCGCCCAGGGGGCGGCCACCTCCACCTTGCTCGCCGCATCACCCCTGCTGGAAGGCGTTACCGGCCGCTACTTCGAAGACAACCAGGAGGCGCAGATCGTCCAGGGCGACCGACCCGGTGGCGTGGCGGCCCACGCCCTCGACCCCGTGGCGGCCGACCGGCTGCGGGAATGCGCCGAGGCCGCCATCCGCACCACGTGACCGCCTCTGTCGTGGGCGCCGTGCTCTCAAGCGTCGTCGGTGGCCATCGTCATGAGTATGCGGCGGTGCACGCGCTTCAGGACGAGGACGAGCACGACGAGGATGGTGTCCAGGATCAGCACGGAGGCCAGCGGTGGCAGCCAGCAGGCCGCGACGCCGGCTGCGGCGCAGACCAGGCAGGCGACCAGCCGCGCGCTCCAGGCCTGGCGGGTGGAGATGTAGTACCACCACGCCTGCGTGAGCACGTAGAGGATCGGGCCGCCGAACAGGAGCAGACCGAGCTGGATGCTGCCTTGCCCGGTGGGGTGGCTGATCGCGAGTTCGGCGCCGACGGCGAGGATCACCAGTCCGGCCAGGGTGCTGTACTGGCCGCTGACGGCGCGGCGGACCGGTCGCAGCCGGTCGGCGGTGGCAGAGACGTGCCGCGACAGGATGTCCTCGCCACCGCTGAAGTAGCTGGCGCACAGGCACACCAGCGCGACGAAGACACCGAGGCCGGTGACCACCGTCGGCGCGTCGATCGGGGCAGCGGAGATCGCGGTGCCGAGGGTCAGCACCGTCTCGCCGAGCTGCAGGATGATGAACAGCCGGATCCGCTCGACCATGTGCTCGGCGTCGAAGACGAGATGCTGGGAGGACAGGACGTTGCGGGGCAGGGGGTGGGTCAGCCACACGCCTGCCATGTCGACCACCGCGGCAGCGGCCCACCAGACCAGCCGGGACTCTTGGTCCACCGCCGCTCCGATCAGCCACAGCGGGATCGAGACCACCGCCCACGCCGTCACGCGGAGGTAGTGCTGCCGCAGGATCGTGGTCTGGGCGCTCACCGCCGCGGTGATGTCGGTCAGGAGCAGGATGGTCACCAGCGGGACCGCGAACGCCCACGGCCGGTCCGTGAAAGCGGCGGTGATCTGGGCGTTCATGAATAGCCCCAGCCCCATCACCACCAGCACCAACCGTCGGGTCCCGGCCCGGTCGACGCCGAGGAACGTGGCGTCGAAGCTGGTCAACGCCCAGGTGCTGAGCACCGCGACCAGCATCACCGCCGTCTCGGCGGCCCCGCGCCAGGACAGCTCGGCGTGCAGGTGCTCCGCCAGCTGCCCGATGGCGAAGACGAAGATCAGGTCGAAGAACAGCTCCAGCGGTGCGACGCTTCGGCGTTCGGCGAACGGCGCACTGCTCACGTCAGCACGCCGTTCGGGAACCCGGTGCGGCTCGGCATAGATTCACGATCCGGCCGCGCGGGAACAGGCGCAACGCGGAAGCCCCGGGCCCGGATCGCGTCAGCCGAGCGCATCGTGGAGAGCGTCGAGGCCGTTCCGGTAGATGTCGGTGAACAGCGCGACAACCTCCTCGTCGGTGGCCCCGTCGGGCGTGAAGCGCCCCGACCACTGGACCTCGGCCGCGTCCTGCTGTCCGGCCACGGGGTGAACCCTGATGGTGGAGACGTAACCGGTCACGGGGAAGGGCGCCTGCTCGATGGCATAGCTGTAGTGGCGTTCGGCTTCGTTGAAGTCCACCAGGCGTTCGGTGATGACGTCCCCGTCGGGGTTCTTCAGCTCCCTGACGCGCCCGCCGTCCCGGAGGGTGCTCTCGGGTATGTAGGGCAACCAGTCGGGCAGGGAGCCGAAGCCGCCGATCAGTTGCCACGTGCGTTCCGGAGAGGCTGGAACCATCCGGCTCACCGAGGTCGATGCCATGGCCATCCTCCAGTTCGTGTCGTACTGCGGTGCGCGGGCGGATCAGACTCCGCCCGGGAGCGGGGCCTGCGGGCTGACCAGGCCGGACTGGCGCAGTTCGGCCCAGAAGTCGGCGGGGATCTTCTCCTCCAGCGCGGCGATGTCCTCGTCGACGTGGCCGGGCCTGCTGGCACCCGCGATGACGGCGACGGTCACCGGGTGGGCCAGCGAGAACTGCAACGCGGCAGCCTTGATGCTCACCCCGTGCCGGTCGGCGACCGCCTTGAGCCGCTCGACGCGTTCGTAGATCGCCGGCGAGGCCTCCTGGTACTCGAAGTGGCTGCCACCCGCGAGCACGCCCGAGTTGTAGGGTCCGCCGACCACCATGTCGACTCCCTGCTCAGCGGCCATGGGCAGCAGCCGCTGCAACGGCTGTTCGTGGTCCAGCAGCGTGTAGCGGCCGGCCATCACGAACCCGTCGGGTTTCGGTTCGTCCAGGGCGAGCGTGATCTCGATGGGTTCGGTGCGGTTGACGCCCAGTCCCCACGCTCTGATGACACCTTCGTCCCGCAGCCGGGACAGAACGCGGAACGCGCCGGTCCGCGCTTCTTCGATCTTCTGCAGCCAGAGATCGCCGTGGAAGTCCTGGGCGACGTCGTGCACCCACAGGACGTCGATCCGGTCGACTCCCAGGCGCCGCAGGCTGTCCTC
This portion of the Saccharopolyspora antimicrobica genome encodes:
- a CDS encoding SRPBCC family protein, with the protein product MASTSVSRMVPASPERTWQLIGGFGSLPDWLPYIPESTLRDGGRVRELKNPDGDVITERLVDFNEAERHYSYAIEQAPFPVTGYVSTIRVHPVAGQQDAAEVQWSGRFTPDGATDEEVVALFTDIYRNGLDALHDALG
- a CDS encoding aldo/keto reductase → MGRPGVGGSNHRRPSARPATFKPSRRALSEGLRRDTPRDHPDRLGFGTAPLGNMFRAVPEDEARATVQEAWDKGDRYFDTAPLYGAGLAEMRLGEVLSQQPRDSYVLSSKVGRVILDEEETGARELGEKGALFEHGRKNKIVHEWTADATERSVEDSLRRLGVDRIDVLWVHDVAQDFHGDLWLQKIEEARTGAFRVLSRLRDEGVIRAWGLGVNRTEPIEITLALDEPKPDGFVMAGRYTLLDHEQPLQRLLPMAAEQGVDMVVGGPYNSGVLAGGSHFEYQEASPAIYERVERLKAVADRHGVSIKAAALQFSLAHPVTVAVIAGASRPGHVDEDIAALEEKIPADFWAELRQSGLVSPQAPLPGGV
- a CDS encoding low temperature requirement protein A yields the protein MSSAPFAERRSVAPLELFFDLIFVFAIGQLAEHLHAELSWRGAAETAVMLVAVLSTWALTSFDATFLGVDRAGTRRLVLVVMGLGLFMNAQITAAFTDRPWAFAVPLVTILLLTDITAAVSAQTTILRQHYLRVTAWAVVSIPLWLIGAAVDQESRLVWWAAAAVVDMAGVWLTHPLPRNVLSSQHLVFDAEHMVERIRLFIILQLGETVLTLGTAISAAPIDAPTVVTGLGVFVALVCLCASYFSGGEDILSRHVSATADRLRPVRRAVSGQYSTLAGLVILAVGAELAISHPTGQGSIQLGLLLFGGPILYVLTQAWWYYISTRQAWSARLVACLVCAAAGVAACWLPPLASVLILDTILVVLVLVLKRVHRRILMTMATDDA